A section of the Oryza sativa Japonica Group chromosome 1, ASM3414082v1 genome encodes:
- the LOC107275709 gene encoding protein SUPPRESSOR OF K(+) TRANSPORT GROWTH DEFECT 1 isoform X2: MYSNFKEQAIEYVKQAVQEDNGGNYVKAFPLYMNALEYFKTHLKYEKDPKIKDAIAAKFTEYLRRAEEIRAVLDGHIGGGGGGGDSEQAKPRGMLRSAIVAAKPSVKWSDVAGLESAKEALQEAAILPIKFPHFFTGKRSPWKAFLLYGPPGTGKSYLAEAVATEVDSTFFSISSSDLVSKWMGESEKLVANLFQMARENAPSIIFIDEIDSLCGQRGECNENEASRRIKTELLVQMQGFDNSNDKVLVLAATNMPHVLDQAMRRRFDKCIYIPLPDLKARKDTFKIHIGDTPHSLTEGDFVSLAYQTEGFSGSDIAVCVKDALFQPVRKTQDAKFFIKADDDTWTPSEQSQPGSIQTTMQELASKGLAAKILLPPISKIDFDEVLVRQRPTVSKKDLVVYEKFTQEFSEEEIFISPLSNEKPQSHDVPFKKSEEEILTMQKKTKSEEEILTMQKKTKSPMRNFLNVWAKACCCASTI; encoded by the exons ATGTACAGCAACTTCAAGGAGCAGGCGATCGAGTACGTGAAGCAGGCGGTGCAGGAGGACAATGGCGGCAACTACGTCAAGGCGTTCCCGCTCTACATGAACGCCCTCGAGTACTTCAAGACCCACCTCAAGTACGAGAAGGACCCCAAGATCAaggacgccatcgccgccaagTTCACCGAGtacctccgccgcgccgaggaGATCCGCGCGGTCCTCGATGGgcacatcggcggcggcggcggcggcggcgactccgaGCAGGCCAAGCCGAGGGGCATGCTCAGGTCGGCCATCGTCGCCGCGAAGCCGAGCGTCAAGTGGAGCGACGTCGCCGGCTTGGAGAGCGCCAAGGAGGCACTGCAAGAGGCCGCCATATTGCCTATCAAGTTTCCACACTTCTTTACAG GCAAGCGAAGCCCATGGAAAGCTTTTCTTTTGTATGGTCCACCAGGAACTGGAAAGTCTTATTTGGCTGAAGCTGTTGCAACCGAGGTTGATTCAACATTCTTCAG CATATCTTCATCAGACCTTGTTTCAAAATGGATGGGAGAAAGTGAGAAACTAGTTGCTAATCTTTTCCAGATGGCCCGTGAAAATGCTCCCTCCATTATCTTCATCGATGAAATCGATTCTTTATGCGGCCAACGTGGAGAATGTAATGAAAATGAAGCTTCCCGGAGAATCAAGACTGAACTTCTTGTGCAAATGCAG GGTTTCGATAATAGCAATGATAAAGTTCTGGTTCTTGCTGCTACAAATATGCCACATGTTCTGGACCAG GCTATGCGGCGACGGTTTGACAAATGTATCTACATTCCCCTACCTGACTTGAAGGCAAGGAAAGACACTTTTAAG ATCCACATTGGGGACACACCACATAGCTTAACTGAAGGTGATTTTGTGAGCTTGGCCTATCAAACAGAGGGGTTTTCTGGCTCAGATATTGCTGTTTGT GTGAAGGATGCGTTATTTCAACCTGTGAGGAAAACACAGGATGCCAAGTTCTTCATCAAGGCAGACGATGACACGTGGACGCCAAGTGAACAGAGTCAGCCTGGTTCCATACAAACCACCATGCAGGAACTCGCATCAAAAGGTTTGGCTGCCAAG ATTCTTCTTCCACCAATCTCAAAGATAGATTTCGATGAAGTCCTCGTGAGGCAGAGACCAACGGTGAGCAAGAAAGATCTAGTGGTGTATGAGAAGTTCACACAAGAGTTCAGTGAGGAGGAGATATTTATTTCCCCTCTATCTAATGAAAAACCACAATCTCATGAtgttcctttcaaaaaaagTGAGGAGGAGATATTGACAATGcagaaaaaaacgaaaagtgAGGAGGAGATATTGACGATGCAAAAGAAAACGAAATCCCCTATGAGGAATTTTCTTAATGTGTGGGCTAAAGCATGCTGTTGTGCCAGTACAATTTGA
- the LOC107275709 gene encoding protein SUPPRESSOR OF K(+) TRANSPORT GROWTH DEFECT 1 isoform X1: MYSNFKEQAIEYVKQAVQEDNGGNYVKAFPLYMNALEYFKTHLKYEKDPKIKDAIAAKFTEYLRRAEEIRAVLDGHIGGGGGGGDSEQAKPRGMLRSAIVAAKPSVKWSDVAGLESAKEALQEAAILPIKFPHFFTGEGCLELVQFRSPWKAFLLYGPPGTGKSYLAEAVATEVDSTFFSISSSDLVSKWMGESEKLVANLFQMARENAPSIIFIDEIDSLCGQRGECNENEASRRIKTELLVQMQGFDNSNDKVLVLAATNMPHVLDQAMRRRFDKCIYIPLPDLKARKDTFKIHIGDTPHSLTEGDFVSLAYQTEGFSGSDIAVCVKDALFQPVRKTQDAKFFIKADDDTWTPSEQSQPGSIQTTMQELASKGLAAKILLPPISKIDFDEVLVRQRPTVSKKDLVVYEKFTQEFSEEEIFISPLSNEKPQSHDVPFKKSEEEILTMQKKTKSEEEILTMQKKTKSPMRNFLNVWAKACCCASTI, from the exons ATGTACAGCAACTTCAAGGAGCAGGCGATCGAGTACGTGAAGCAGGCGGTGCAGGAGGACAATGGCGGCAACTACGTCAAGGCGTTCCCGCTCTACATGAACGCCCTCGAGTACTTCAAGACCCACCTCAAGTACGAGAAGGACCCCAAGATCAaggacgccatcgccgccaagTTCACCGAGtacctccgccgcgccgaggaGATCCGCGCGGTCCTCGATGGgcacatcggcggcggcggcggcggcggcgactccgaGCAGGCCAAGCCGAGGGGCATGCTCAGGTCGGCCATCGTCGCCGCGAAGCCGAGCGTCAAGTGGAGCGACGTCGCCGGCTTGGAGAGCGCCAAGGAGGCACTGCAAGAGGCCGCCATATTGCCTATCAAGTTTCCACACTTCTTTACAGGTGAAGGATGTTTAGAGCTTGTTCAGTTT CGAAGCCCATGGAAAGCTTTTCTTTTGTATGGTCCACCAGGAACTGGAAAGTCTTATTTGGCTGAAGCTGTTGCAACCGAGGTTGATTCAACATTCTTCAG CATATCTTCATCAGACCTTGTTTCAAAATGGATGGGAGAAAGTGAGAAACTAGTTGCTAATCTTTTCCAGATGGCCCGTGAAAATGCTCCCTCCATTATCTTCATCGATGAAATCGATTCTTTATGCGGCCAACGTGGAGAATGTAATGAAAATGAAGCTTCCCGGAGAATCAAGACTGAACTTCTTGTGCAAATGCAG GGTTTCGATAATAGCAATGATAAAGTTCTGGTTCTTGCTGCTACAAATATGCCACATGTTCTGGACCAG GCTATGCGGCGACGGTTTGACAAATGTATCTACATTCCCCTACCTGACTTGAAGGCAAGGAAAGACACTTTTAAG ATCCACATTGGGGACACACCACATAGCTTAACTGAAGGTGATTTTGTGAGCTTGGCCTATCAAACAGAGGGGTTTTCTGGCTCAGATATTGCTGTTTGT GTGAAGGATGCGTTATTTCAACCTGTGAGGAAAACACAGGATGCCAAGTTCTTCATCAAGGCAGACGATGACACGTGGACGCCAAGTGAACAGAGTCAGCCTGGTTCCATACAAACCACCATGCAGGAACTCGCATCAAAAGGTTTGGCTGCCAAG ATTCTTCTTCCACCAATCTCAAAGATAGATTTCGATGAAGTCCTCGTGAGGCAGAGACCAACGGTGAGCAAGAAAGATCTAGTGGTGTATGAGAAGTTCACACAAGAGTTCAGTGAGGAGGAGATATTTATTTCCCCTCTATCTAATGAAAAACCACAATCTCATGAtgttcctttcaaaaaaagTGAGGAGGAGATATTGACAATGcagaaaaaaacgaaaagtgAGGAGGAGATATTGACGATGCAAAAGAAAACGAAATCCCCTATGAGGAATTTTCTTAATGTGTGGGCTAAAGCATGCTGTTGTGCCAGTACAATTTGA
- the LOC107275709 gene encoding protein SUPPRESSOR OF K(+) TRANSPORT GROWTH DEFECT 1 isoform X3 produces MYSNFKEQAIEYVKQAVQEDNGGNYVKAFPLYMNALEYFKTHLKYEKDPKIKDAIAAKFTEYLRRAEEIRAVLDGHIGGGGGGGDSEQAKPRGMLRSAIVAAKPSVKWSDVAGLESAKEALQEAAILPIKFPHFFTGKRSPWKAFLLYGPPGTGKSYLAEAVATEVDSTFFSISSSDLVSKWMGESEKLVANLFQMARENAPSIIFIDEIDSLCGQRGECNENEASRRIKTELLVQMQAMRRRFDKCIYIPLPDLKARKDTFKIHIGDTPHSLTEGDFVSLAYQTEGFSGSDIAVCVKDALFQPVRKTQDAKFFIKADDDTWTPSEQSQPGSIQTTMQELASKGLAAKILLPPISKIDFDEVLVRQRPTVSKKDLVVYEKFTQEFSEEEIFISPLSNEKPQSHDVPFKKSEEEILTMQKKTKSEEEILTMQKKTKSPMRNFLNVWAKACCCASTI; encoded by the exons ATGTACAGCAACTTCAAGGAGCAGGCGATCGAGTACGTGAAGCAGGCGGTGCAGGAGGACAATGGCGGCAACTACGTCAAGGCGTTCCCGCTCTACATGAACGCCCTCGAGTACTTCAAGACCCACCTCAAGTACGAGAAGGACCCCAAGATCAaggacgccatcgccgccaagTTCACCGAGtacctccgccgcgccgaggaGATCCGCGCGGTCCTCGATGGgcacatcggcggcggcggcggcggcggcgactccgaGCAGGCCAAGCCGAGGGGCATGCTCAGGTCGGCCATCGTCGCCGCGAAGCCGAGCGTCAAGTGGAGCGACGTCGCCGGCTTGGAGAGCGCCAAGGAGGCACTGCAAGAGGCCGCCATATTGCCTATCAAGTTTCCACACTTCTTTACAG GCAAGCGAAGCCCATGGAAAGCTTTTCTTTTGTATGGTCCACCAGGAACTGGAAAGTCTTATTTGGCTGAAGCTGTTGCAACCGAGGTTGATTCAACATTCTTCAG CATATCTTCATCAGACCTTGTTTCAAAATGGATGGGAGAAAGTGAGAAACTAGTTGCTAATCTTTTCCAGATGGCCCGTGAAAATGCTCCCTCCATTATCTTCATCGATGAAATCGATTCTTTATGCGGCCAACGTGGAGAATGTAATGAAAATGAAGCTTCCCGGAGAATCAAGACTGAACTTCTTGTGCAAATGCAG GCTATGCGGCGACGGTTTGACAAATGTATCTACATTCCCCTACCTGACTTGAAGGCAAGGAAAGACACTTTTAAG ATCCACATTGGGGACACACCACATAGCTTAACTGAAGGTGATTTTGTGAGCTTGGCCTATCAAACAGAGGGGTTTTCTGGCTCAGATATTGCTGTTTGT GTGAAGGATGCGTTATTTCAACCTGTGAGGAAAACACAGGATGCCAAGTTCTTCATCAAGGCAGACGATGACACGTGGACGCCAAGTGAACAGAGTCAGCCTGGTTCCATACAAACCACCATGCAGGAACTCGCATCAAAAGGTTTGGCTGCCAAG ATTCTTCTTCCACCAATCTCAAAGATAGATTTCGATGAAGTCCTCGTGAGGCAGAGACCAACGGTGAGCAAGAAAGATCTAGTGGTGTATGAGAAGTTCACACAAGAGTTCAGTGAGGAGGAGATATTTATTTCCCCTCTATCTAATGAAAAACCACAATCTCATGAtgttcctttcaaaaaaagTGAGGAGGAGATATTGACAATGcagaaaaaaacgaaaagtgAGGAGGAGATATTGACGATGCAAAAGAAAACGAAATCCCCTATGAGGAATTTTCTTAATGTGTGGGCTAAAGCATGCTGTTGTGCCAGTACAATTTGA